The sequence CGTTTGGCAGGAGGAGTCACGAGTGAAAACAACAATCGCCCAAGTGGGACGTTATGTCAATGAACAAGTAACGATCGGCGCATGGATTGCCAACAAACGGTCAAGTGGAAAAATTGCATTTTTGCAACTGCGAGATGGGACAGGCTTTATTCAAGGAGTCGTCGTCAAAGCGGAAGTGCCTGAGGACGTATTTGCATTAGCGAAATCGATCACGCAAGAAAGTTCTCTTTATGTGACAGGCACCGTTCGTGAAGATGAACGCTCGCCGTCAGGCTATGAGCTTTCGGTAGAACAGATCGAACTCATTCACCAAGCGACTGACTACCCGATCACACCAAAACAACATGGAACCGAGTTCTTAATGGATCACCGCCATTTATGGCTGCGTTCAAAACGGCAACATGCGATTATGAAAATTCGCAGTCAAATCATTCGTTCGACGTATGACTTTTTCAGTGAGCGTGGCTTTACAAAGCTGGATTCGCCGATTTTAACAGGCAGCTCGCCTGAAGGGACGTCAGAGCTTTTCCATACAAAGTACTTTGATGAAGATGCGTACTTGTCCCAAAGCGGCCAACTATACGCTGAAGCAGGAGCGATGGCGTTAGGGCGCGTTTTTACATTTGGCCCGACGTTCCGCGCTGAAAAATCAAAAACACGACGCCATTTAATTGAGTTCTGGATGATTGAGCCAGAAATGGCGTTTGTGGAACATGAGGAAAGCTTAGAGATTCAAGAGCAGTATGTGGCCCACTTGGCCAAAGCTGTTCTTGACCATTGTCAACTGGAATTGAAGCAACTTGGCCGGGATGTAACGAAACTGGAAGCAATCAAAGCACCGTTTCCGCGGATCACCTATGATGAAGCCCTTGATTTGCTCAAAGAAAAAGGGTTTGATGACATTTCATGGGGCGATGATTTTGGCTCCCCGCATGAAACAGCGATTGCCGAGCATTTCGACAAGCCGGTGTTTATTACACGTTACCCAAGGTCATTAAAGCCGTTTTACATGCAGCCTGCCCCTGACCGTGACGATGTCGTCCTTTGTGCAGACTTAATCGCTCCAGAAGGATATGGAGAGATTATTGGCGGGTCTGAACGGATTCACGATTATGGTTTGCTTAAGCAAGAACTGGAAAAGCACAACTTGCCGTTAGATGCCTATGGATGGTATTTGGATTTGCGCAAATACGGGTCTGTTCCCCATTCAGGCTTTGGCTTAGGACTCGAACGTACGGTAGCGTGGCTGTCCGGCACGGAACATGTCAGGGAGACGATTCCGTTTCCACGGTTATTGAACCGCCTGTACCCATAAACAGAACGAGGCTGGCCTTGGATTTTTTCAAGCCAGCCCTTTTGTTTTTTCCCAACCGTCCCCCAGCCCATGGTATACTATAGCTTCAAGAGGTGGTTTGAATGAATCAGCACGTATTTTTAAAATGGGCGCAGCAAAAGCATTTATCGATCCCTTCGCTGCTATTAGAACATTATACCGATCTACAACTAGACGAGTATGAATTCGTTGCAATTTTGCATATTCAGTCGTTTTTAGATGGAGGCGATGCGTTTCCAACTCCACAGTTATTAAGCGAACGCATGTCAATCAACCTCGATGAATGCGCCAAACTAATCGGCGCACTCGTGAAAAAAAAGCTGCTTGCCATTGAGAATCGCCTTGATGATTCAGGGGTTTTTTATGAAAACTATACGCTTGAACCGTTGTGGGCCGCGTTGATCCGTTTGCTCGAACAAAAAGGCAGAGACGTGCAGGCAAACACGCAAAAAAAGCAAGAAGGGGAGCTGTATCAACAGTTTGAACAAGAATTTGCCCGACCGCTTTCACCAATCGAGGCTGAAACATTGTCCATGTGGCTTGACGAAGACAAGCACTCGGCTGAATTAATTAGCGCCGCTTTGCGAGAAGCCGTCGTTTCTGGAAAGCTCAATTTCCGTTATATTGACCGAATCCTGTTTGAATGGAAACGCAATAGCATTAAAACGGTCGAAGACGCCAAAGCCCATAGCGAGCGCTTTCGCAAAAAAAGTGCCCCTAAACCACGAAAAGAAACGGCCAATACGCAAGACATTCCTGGTTTCCATTGGCTCGAAAATTTATAAGGAGTTTCGCGATGTTGTCAAAAAAAGATACACAATATGCAATTGATCAAATGGGAGAGCTTTTTCCAGAAGCTGAATGCGAGCTAACCCATTCCAATCCGTTTGAGTTGTTAATTGCCGTTGTTCTTTCTGCTCAGTGTACCGATGCACTCGTCAACAAAGTAACGCCGAAGTTGTTTGCCAAATATAAAACGCCAGAAGACTACGTGCAAGTTCCTTTAGAAGAACTACAAGAAGATATCCGTTCCATTGGCCTCTATCGGAATAAAGCAAAAAACATTAAAAAGTTGTCCCAATCACTGCTTGAGCATTTTAATGGACAAGTGCCTAGAGAGAGGGAACAGCTTGAGTCCCTTGCTGGTGTCGGTAGAAAAACAGCAAATGTCGTGACGAGTGTCGCTTTTGGCGAGCCGGCCATTGCCGTTGACACCCATGTAGAGCGAGTCTCAAAACGCCTCGGCATTTGTCGTTGGAAAGACAATGTACGCCAAGTTGAAGAGACGCTAATGAAAAAAATTAAAAAAGAAGATTGGTCCGATGCCCACCATCGACTGATTTTTTTTGGCCGCTACCATTGCAAAGCGCAAGCGCCTAAATGCCCGACATGTCCTCTGCTAGACATGTGTAGGGAAGGGAAGAAGCGCATGAAAAAAAGCATGGTCGAAGCATGAACAAAAGCACACGCATAAACGCGAGAACGGATGCGCTAAATTTGCAAATACGATAGAGAAAATGGAAAGGAAGACACAAGTGAGCGGAATGACTGGAACGACGACTGTAGAGTGGACAGAAAAAGAAAAGCAAAATTGGCAAGCGATTGAGACGAAGCAATCGTTTCGCCTCGCTTTTAGTGGCCATTTTTCCGCCGGAAAATCGACGCTTTTGAATGAGCTTCTCGGTGCGCCTCTGTTGCCGACAAGCCCCATTCCGACAAGCGCAAACCAAGTGATCATTGGCCAAGGCGACATTCGTGTTGTATTAGAAAAAGCAAATGGTGAAGAGGAAAACTGGCAAGGGGCAATTGATTGGGATGCTGTCAAACGTTCAGGCATGGACGGCACCGAAATCAAACGGCTGCGCATTTATGCCCCTGTTCCTTTTTTAAAACATGGCAGCGAACTTATGGATACACCTGGCGTCGACTCGACTGACCCTACGCATCAACGTGTGACATTAGATGCCCTTTATACAACCGATGCGATTGTATTTGTCATGGATTATAACCATGTAAAAGCAGAAACGAACCTCTATTTTTTAAAACAACTTAGCACAGAAGGAAAGCCTCTGTTTTTAGTGATTAACCAAATTGATAAACATGAAGAAGGAGAACTTTCGTTTGCTGCATACAGGGAAAGTATTGAAAACACACTTAAAGAATGGGGCATCCGTTATGTAACGATTTATTATACGAGCATGAAAAAAACAGGTATACATGAAAACGAACTAGTCCGGTTTAAACAGGAAATGAAAGCATTGCTTTTAGCTGGCAACCGCTTAGCTGAAGCAAGCAAAAACCGGTTGAAACACAGTTTTTATAAATCTGTACAGCGGCGTCTTCAGGAAGAAAAAGACGAAGCGGTTCATCTCCTTGATGAACAGGCAGCTGCCCAAGGCGCCTCTTTCGATACGCTGCTTTCTTACCAAGAAAAGTACGAGCGCCTTGAGCGCTTAAAGGATGCTCATCAAAACAGGCAGAGGCAATTTCAGGGTGAGTGGCAATCGCTTTTCCGACAAGCGACATTGTTTAATGCTGCGCTTATGGAACAAACGCAACAATGGCTGGAAACCCTTCAGCCAAACTTCCGTGTCGGTTGGTTTTTTTCTAAAAAGAAAACCGAAGAAGAGCGGATGCGGCTCCTTACACAGCTAACACGAGCGTTAGACGATCAAATCCAGTCTCAGCTTGTTTTTCATGTCAAACGTTCTTTGCAAACGATTCCAGTAGACCGTTTAGCGAATAAAGAAGCATTTCTTGAAGCAGTTGAGCACACCGCTTTCCACATTGATGAGTCGTTTTTAAGCAAGCATGCACCCAAGGAAACCGTCGGGAGAGAGTACGCCTACCAGTTTGCGAAAGAACGCACAGATGAGATTATCCGTGAAGTAAAAAAACGGGCTAATGCTGCTTTGGAAAAAGCACAAACTGGCTTGCGAAAAACAGATGAGGCGGCGTTGGAAAAAGGCAAGGCTGAACTTGAACAGCATCAACGCTTGAAACCACTTGTCGAAAAATGGGTACACCTTAACGAAACATATGCGCATCAAGCGGAAAGCCTTGAAAGTGCTGCGAAAAGAGTGAGCGACAACGGTGCATTTGAACAGGCGTTGCAGCAGGCCCGAAAACAGCAGCAGCCAGAAGACGAGCAACAGACAAATTGGGTAAAAGACATCGTCTTTTCAGATGAGACGCTTTTAGCTGCAGAAGAGCAAGCAAAGCCAACAGAGCGGCTGCGCTTTAGCCATGAACCAAACAAAGATGTTTTGCGTACGCTGCTCCGTCAATATCAAGCGAACATATGGGGCAGCGAGTGGCGAGAGCGCCTTGAACGTCGCCTCAAGCAAATGGAAAGACAGCAGTTCACCATTTCTTTGTTTGGTGCTTTTAGCGCTGGCAAATCGAGCTTTGCCAATGCCCTTCTTGGAGCGGATGTCTTGCCAACATCCCCACATCCAACAACGGCGACGATCACACGTGTGCAGCAAGCAACCGCTTCATTTAGCCACGGCACTGTCCAAATTCGGTATAAAGGCTATCAAGAGCTCGAACAAGAGGTTGCCTCGATCGGCAAACTATTGTCGCTCACTCTTACACCAGAAACATTAACATCGTTTAGGCTGGCAGGTGTCAAAACTGAAACAGCTGCCAAGAAGCAAGCGCTTGCCTATTTACAGACGCTTGCTGCTAGCTTGAAGCAAAGAGAAATGTTGTTATCGACAACAGCTACTGTCCCATTAACAGAGCTGAGTGAACTTGTTGCTAATGAAGCTCATGCCTGTTTAATTGCCGATGTCTGTATTTACTACGATTGTCTTTTGACAACGCAAGGGCTGACGCTCGTTGATACACCTGGCGTCAATTCCATTCATGGCCGTCATACAAATGTCGCTTATGAACAAGTAAGGCGTTCTGATGCAATTTTTTATGTAACATACTACAACCATTCCTTTTCTAAAACTGATGCTCGCTTTATTGAACAACTTGGCAAAATTAATAAACAATTCACAAGCAACAAGCTTTACTTCGTTTTAAATGCGGTTGATTTAGCCGCTAATCAAAGCGAGCGAAAAGGGGTGGAGGCGTATGTGTTACGTTCGTTGCAAAGCGCAGGGGTAGAAAATGCTGCTTTGTACCCACTATCGAGCAAAATCGCCTTGGCCGAAAAGCAAGTAGGTGAGCCTGTAACTGGATTGTTTGCTGCATTTGAAAATGAATTGTACGGAGGAATGCTCCAAACGTTTAAACAGCTGAATGTCGACATTCTTTATGAAGAAGTCGCAGCATATAGCCGCTATTTACAACAAATGGCTACTTATGCAAAAGCGGGAGCAGGGAGCCAAAAACAGCATAAAGACGAAATGAGCGAATCGCTTGCGCAAATGTACGATGCGTTTTGCCGGGAAGCAGGGGAACCACTTAAACAGCGGCTCCAGCAAGAAGCTAGCGAATTGTTTCTTTATTTGCGCGAACGGATGCAATACATGTTGCGTGATGGGTTTGGCGAACATGTAAATGTAGCGACTGTACAGGGAACGACCAAAAAAGCACAGCGTGAATCACTAGCAAAAGCGTTGCGCGAGTGGGGAGAAGACAGCAGTTCGTTTCTTGCCCAAGAAGCGAGGGCCACTGCCGTTCGTTTGACGCTATCGTTTAAACGCCATTATAGACGCTGGCTGAAAGAGTGGGAGCAGGCGATTCAGCAAGCTTATGAAGCATTTTATTTGGAAGAGCAAGAAACAATTCCGTTTGCTCTTCAAGTGGAACCGGCTGATATTCGATTTGATGCTGAGCGACATGCAAAGAACTTCCAATCGCTTAAATCGCTGTTTGAAGGCGGAGAATTGGACAATGTAAAAGAACAAGCGGCAGCAGAACTAGCTGCTTCAGCTGTTGTTTATGTACGCGATGAGGAAGCACGTTGCAAGGAAGCGATCACCCAAGCGGTACAGACGGCCTTTATGACAGAGAAAGCTCGGATGGAAAGCGCGATTGCATTACAATTGCAACGCCTTGAAACCGTTAGTAGCCGGGAGTTTGCAAAGCAAATGGAACAAGAAAACACCGCATTACAAAACTGGCTCGAACAAGAGACGGCAAACCAAAAGGCGCAGCCATAAGCTGCGCCTTTTGTTATTCTTCAGAACTGCTGTCGCCTTGAGTTGATGAACTTCCATCGGATGAATCGTCTGGCTCATTACTAGGCGGCGTTTCGTTTCCGCCATTATTGTTGGTGTTTTCGCCGCCATTTGTATTGTCGTTGCCGTTCCCGCCGCTGTTTCCATTATCATTATTTCCATTATCGGAACCAGGGCTAGAATCGCCATCACCGCCGTTGTCCGTTCCGTCTCCGTTGCCAGCATTATTGTCATTGCCACCATCTGCTGGGTCCGTATCTGAATCTGCATCTGAATCTGAGTCTGAATCTGAATCTGAATCTGAGTCTGAACCATCGTTCTCATCATTGTTGTTTTCATCATCGTTGCCTTCATCTTCATCAGGCGGTGTTTCCTCGCCATCGTTTGGCTCTTCTTCCTCTTCTACTGGCTCTTCCTCTTCTTCTTCTGGTTCTTCTTCCTCTTCTTCTTCGGTCCCACCTGGAATCGTTGCTGTTACCGAAACAGCCGCACTTCGTAGGCCTGTTCCGTCCGTTGCCTGGGCTCGGACTGTAAAGGTATAAGATTCACCTGGTGTGACACCCGTTAAGACAGCTTTCATGCTACCTTCGTCTACATTTAGGGAGCCGCTGCTTACAGAAGTGGAGAACTTGACGTTATCGACTTCATCTCCAGGGTAAGACCAAGAGAACGTCACACTGTTTGATTCTTCGTTATACGAGTAGCTGACGTTGGTTGGGTCAGAAATACTAGCAAATTCCTGGGACACTTGTGTAGGACCAGTGCCTTTGACAAACAGCTCTGTGACAATTTCACTGCTTGGCGTCCCTGCGCTTGGCAGCTTGCCAGTGCTCCGTTCAACACGCATCTCCACAACCGAGTCTGGCTTCACAAAATCAGGTGTATCTAAGCCTTGATGGACTTCCGTCATAATGTGTTTAAACATTCTTTGTGCTGTTTTGCTATGGTTGCTCGACAAATAGTTGCCTTCTCCATTTTGAGAAAAGCCGATCCAAACAGAGGCAGTATAATTGGTGCTATAGCCTGTAAAGGAAGAAGCCGGGAATCCCCCAGAAGGGATATTGTATTTCTGCCTCGTATCATCTGTATAGTTCGTCGTTCCTGTTTTTCCGGCAATCGGCACGCCAGGAATTTGTGCTTCTGTGCCTGTGCCGGCAGTGACGACCGTTTTTAACATATCAGTAATCATGTAGCCTGTGTAGTCTTCCATCACTTGCGTTGGTTCAGGCTCTGTATTGAGTTCTCGGCCGTCTGGAAACACGATTTTGCGAATCGTATACGGTTCATGGTATTCGCCATTGTTTCCAAATGCAGCATAGGCGCCGGCCATTTCTTTCGTAGAGACCTCAGCTCCACCGAGTGCTGCTGATTCGTAGCGCTCATTGTCATTTACGACAAACATTTTATCAAGGAAAGCAAAGGCATTGTCGACGCCTTCTTCATTGATGGCTTTTACAGCCGGGACATTTCGTGATTCTGCCAATGCTTGCCGCATCGTCATCGGCCCTTTATGCGTCCGGTCATAGTTGCGGACCTCTTTTTCGGCTTCAGATTGATAGTGGTATTCTTCATCAACAAAGATTTTAGCTGTTGACCATTGTTGATCGTTAATACCAGGTGCGTAAGAGAGCAGTGGCTTCATTGCTGAACCTTGCTGTCTACGGATAGTCGCATAGTTTTCTACACGGGGATCGTTTTCGTCAATGCCATTTCCCATTGCGCGAATTGCGCCTGTTTGCGTTTCAAGCAGCGTAACACCTGCACGGAAGTCTTCGCTTTCTGGGAAGACGAGATCGGCATATTCTCCCGATTTCATGACATGGTCGACATGTTCTTGCGCATCCATATCAAGTGTTGTGTATACTTTTAAGCCTGAATTGTAAATGTCATTTGTAGACAAGTCGCTCATTTCTTCCAGTTCGGTTAACACTTCATCGTAAAACGTTAAATACTCGGTGTCCTCGCCTTCAACATAATCCAGTTGCTCTTCAATCGGTGTATTGCGTGCTTCTTCTGCTTCCGCAGCTGTGATAAAGCCTTCCCGTTCCATCCGGTCAATGACGACATTGCGCCGCTTTTCGTTGTTTTCCGGGTTTCGGTGGGGATCAAAGTAGCTCGGCCGCTGTGGAATGGCTGCAAGCACGGCGGCATCGGCAACGGTCAAATCGTTTAAGTCTTCTTTGTTGAAATACTTTTCCGCTGCTAATTGCACGCCGTAACCAGCTGAAGGCCCAAGGTTGATTTGGTTTAAGTACATTTCCAAGATTTCATCTTTTGTATAACGGCGCTCAAGCTGAATGGCCAAATACTGTTCTTGAATTTTCCTCGTCAATGCTTTTTCATTAGACAAAAATAAATTTTTAACAAGTTGCTGGGTAATCGTTGATGCACCTTCAGCGCCAAAACCTTCGCGGAAATTGGCTACAACTGCCCCGCCGAGGCGCCGCAAGTCGACTCCAAAATGGTCATAGAAGCGATGGTCTTCTACAGCAATAAAGGCATTTTTTAAATGGTCAGGCATTTCGTCAATATTGGCATTTATCCGCTTTTCCCCAGAGGCTAGCGTATAAACTTGCTCATCATTCATATCAAAAATCTGTAACGATTGTGGTAGTGTCAATCGCTCTTCGTCAATATCAGGAGCTCCAGATATAATAGATGCAACGGTAATCCCGCCGCCAATAATAGCTAAGCCGATTAAAATCGCCATAGTGATAAAGATTTTTTTCCATATGCTTCGTTTTTTCTTTCCACCATTTTTTGGCGGTTTGCCATTTTTGCCGCGATTTTGGGCTTTTTTACGCTCCTGCCTTGATTTATACTCATCTGACATGTCTTACGTCCTCTCCTTTGCATCCCCATTAAAGTAAACGGCGTCAAGCGTCCGCAAATAATCAATGGGCGGATGCAGGCCCGTTTTTACTTGGTGTCCAAGTCGTTCAATCTCTGTTTTTTTAATCGACTTCCGTACGTCCTGATTGTCATAATAATCAATTAAATGTTTGGCATCAAGTAAAAAAACTTCTGCCGATTGAAAAAAACGAATGAGCACAAAACAAATGCCGCCGTGTTTGCTGACTTCCCGCATGTGATCAACTTGGTGCGGGTGAATGTTTTTCAGCGGGAACGACGTTTTGTTTTTTGTTTCCTTTGCCTCGAAATCGATATAGGCGCCTCGGTAAACGCCATTATAATCTGTCGTTGAAGCTTGCTTAAAATAAGCTTCACGGATGACAGCTGCGCTTCGTTTTGGGTAATCAACTTTGACAATTTGTACCGGTGTCGGTTTTTTATGGACGACTGCCCGCTGTTGGTTCAA is a genomic window of Shouchella clausii containing:
- a CDS encoding DnaD domain-containing protein — its product is MNQHVFLKWAQQKHLSIPSLLLEHYTDLQLDEYEFVAILHIQSFLDGGDAFPTPQLLSERMSINLDECAKLIGALVKKKLLAIENRLDDSGVFYENYTLEPLWAALIRLLEQKGRDVQANTQKKQEGELYQQFEQEFARPLSPIEAETLSMWLDEDKHSAELISAALREAVVSGKLNFRYIDRILFEWKRNSIKTVEDAKAHSERFRKKSAPKPRKETANTQDIPGFHWLENL
- the recU gene encoding Holliday junction resolvase RecU, producing the protein MPIRYPNGQPYSRSPKQGQAKKPLPADTYSGRGMTLEHDIDEANVYYLNQQRAVVHKKPTPVQIVKVDYPKRSAAVIREAYFKQASTTDYNGVYRGAYIDFEAKETKNKTSFPLKNIHPHQVDHMREVSKHGGICFVLIRFFQSAEVFLLDAKHLIDYYDNQDVRKSIKKTEIERLGHQVKTGLHPPIDYLRTLDAVYFNGDAKERT
- a CDS encoding dynamin family protein; this encodes MTGTTTVEWTEKEKQNWQAIETKQSFRLAFSGHFSAGKSTLLNELLGAPLLPTSPIPTSANQVIIGQGDIRVVLEKANGEEENWQGAIDWDAVKRSGMDGTEIKRLRIYAPVPFLKHGSELMDTPGVDSTDPTHQRVTLDALYTTDAIVFVMDYNHVKAETNLYFLKQLSTEGKPLFLVINQIDKHEEGELSFAAYRESIENTLKEWGIRYVTIYYTSMKKTGIHENELVRFKQEMKALLLAGNRLAEASKNRLKHSFYKSVQRRLQEEKDEAVHLLDEQAAAQGASFDTLLSYQEKYERLERLKDAHQNRQRQFQGEWQSLFRQATLFNAALMEQTQQWLETLQPNFRVGWFFSKKKTEEERMRLLTQLTRALDDQIQSQLVFHVKRSLQTIPVDRLANKEAFLEAVEHTAFHIDESFLSKHAPKETVGREYAYQFAKERTDEIIREVKKRANAALEKAQTGLRKTDEAALEKGKAELEQHQRLKPLVEKWVHLNETYAHQAESLESAAKRVSDNGAFEQALQQARKQQQPEDEQQTNWVKDIVFSDETLLAAEEQAKPTERLRFSHEPNKDVLRTLLRQYQANIWGSEWRERLERRLKQMERQQFTISLFGAFSAGKSSFANALLGADVLPTSPHPTTATITRVQQATASFSHGTVQIRYKGYQELEQEVASIGKLLSLTLTPETLTSFRLAGVKTETAAKKQALAYLQTLAASLKQREMLLSTTATVPLTELSELVANEAHACLIADVCIYYDCLLTTQGLTLVDTPGVNSIHGRHTNVAYEQVRRSDAIFYVTYYNHSFSKTDARFIEQLGKINKQFTSNKLYFVLNAVDLAANQSERKGVEAYVLRSLQSAGVENAALYPLSSKIALAEKQVGEPVTGLFAAFENELYGGMLQTFKQLNVDILYEEVAAYSRYLQQMATYAKAGAGSQKQHKDEMSESLAQMYDAFCREAGEPLKQRLQQEASELFLYLRERMQYMLRDGFGEHVNVATVQGTTKKAQRESLAKALREWGEDSSSFLAQEARATAVRLTLSFKRHYRRWLKEWEQAIQQAYEAFYLEEQETIPFALQVEPADIRFDAERHAKNFQSLKSLFEGGELDNVKEQAAAELAASAVVYVRDEEARCKEAITQAVQTAFMTEKARMESAIALQLQRLETVSSREFAKQMEQENTALQNWLEQETANQKAQP
- the nth gene encoding endonuclease III; amino-acid sequence: MLSKKDTQYAIDQMGELFPEAECELTHSNPFELLIAVVLSAQCTDALVNKVTPKLFAKYKTPEDYVQVPLEELQEDIRSIGLYRNKAKNIKKLSQSLLEHFNGQVPREREQLESLAGVGRKTANVVTSVAFGEPAIAVDTHVERVSKRLGICRWKDNVRQVEETLMKKIKKEDWSDAHHRLIFFGRYHCKAQAPKCPTCPLLDMCREGKKRMKKSMVEA
- the asnS gene encoding asparagine--tRNA ligase translates to MKTTIAQVGRYVNEQVTIGAWIANKRSSGKIAFLQLRDGTGFIQGVVVKAEVPEDVFALAKSITQESSLYVTGTVREDERSPSGYELSVEQIELIHQATDYPITPKQHGTEFLMDHRHLWLRSKRQHAIMKIRSQIIRSTYDFFSERGFTKLDSPILTGSSPEGTSELFHTKYFDEDAYLSQSGQLYAEAGAMALGRVFTFGPTFRAEKSKTRRHLIEFWMIEPEMAFVEHEESLEIQEQYVAHLAKAVLDHCQLELKQLGRDVTKLEAIKAPFPRITYDEALDLLKEKGFDDISWGDDFGSPHETAIAEHFDKPVFITRYPRSLKPFYMQPAPDRDDVVLCADLIAPEGYGEIIGGSERIHDYGLLKQELEKHNLPLDAYGWYLDLRKYGSVPHSGFGLGLERTVAWLSGTEHVRETIPFPRLLNRLYP
- a CDS encoding penicillin-binding protein 1A, which produces MSDEYKSRQERKKAQNRGKNGKPPKNGGKKKRSIWKKIFITMAILIGLAIIGGGITVASIISGAPDIDEERLTLPQSLQIFDMNDEQVYTLASGEKRINANIDEMPDHLKNAFIAVEDHRFYDHFGVDLRRLGGAVVANFREGFGAEGASTITQQLVKNLFLSNEKALTRKIQEQYLAIQLERRYTKDEILEMYLNQINLGPSAGYGVQLAAEKYFNKEDLNDLTVADAAVLAAIPQRPSYFDPHRNPENNEKRRNVVIDRMEREGFITAAEAEEARNTPIEEQLDYVEGEDTEYLTFYDEVLTELEEMSDLSTNDIYNSGLKVYTTLDMDAQEHVDHVMKSGEYADLVFPESEDFRAGVTLLETQTGAIRAMGNGIDENDPRVENYATIRRQQGSAMKPLLSYAPGINDQQWSTAKIFVDEEYHYQSEAEKEVRNYDRTHKGPMTMRQALAESRNVPAVKAINEEGVDNAFAFLDKMFVVNDNERYESAALGGAEVSTKEMAGAYAAFGNNGEYHEPYTIRKIVFPDGRELNTEPEPTQVMEDYTGYMITDMLKTVVTAGTGTEAQIPGVPIAGKTGTTNYTDDTRQKYNIPSGGFPASSFTGYSTNYTASVWIGFSQNGEGNYLSSNHSKTAQRMFKHIMTEVHQGLDTPDFVKPDSVVEMRVERSTGKLPSAGTPSSEIVTELFVKGTGPTQVSQEFASISDPTNVSYSYNEESNSVTFSWSYPGDEVDNVKFSTSVSSGSLNVDEGSMKAVLTGVTPGESYTFTVRAQATDGTGLRSAAVSVTATIPGGTEEEEEEEPEEEEEEPVEEEEEPNDGEETPPDEDEGNDDENNNDENDGSDSDSDSDSDSDSDADSDTDPADGGNDNNAGNGDGTDNGGDGDSSPGSDNGNNDNGNSGGNGNDNTNGGENTNNNGGNETPPSNEPDDSSDGSSSTQGDSSSEE